Proteins from one Oscillatoria nigro-viridis PCC 7112 genomic window:
- the tnpC gene encoding IS66 family transposase, producing MLKTPALTSEPPEIAIAVEQMAQTMLSLGEWLLKQQQQLKQQQRKLAEKQQLIEEQQQEIEQLKEALSKLKNRSSSNSSIPPSADQIKKPSDKSKRKKGKKRGPKYDHPGKTRNGFGEPDHIIELQPERCPVCQAGVEAITTTPTKVQQVAELVEQPVEIREYRRPLCQCVDCGWSGYSQLPPSVIEGFSYGSRLCSVVGWLGYGGNLPWRKQEYFVEHVLGVPISQGSLAKMQRYFQQSLQPIYQQWLTYVQQPGVRCVDETTYCIDGIKYWLWVATSDRVCVLLLAPTRSSAELQQLLGQNFEGILSSDCFSAYNRQSAAAKQKCLTHLERDLEALKLSRFEANRLFAQGVGEILTTARTLHRDYHAGKLSCLQLAGNRSVIEAQLQAVLHNPPVTGWPADAQRLTNRMQRHWTEWFTFLDYPQVKPDNNDAERALRPVVVHRKVTGGARSDWGAQLVAQMFSFLETVRLQGHEAIAQLYQLLCLAGRSPPGLQFS from the coding sequence ATGCTTAAAACACCAGCACTGACCAGCGAACCACCAGAGATAGCCATCGCAGTAGAGCAGATGGCACAGACAATGCTGTCATTAGGAGAATGGCTGCTCAAGCAACAACAGCAACTCAAACAGCAACAGCGAAAACTGGCAGAAAAACAGCAGCTTATCGAAGAACAACAACAGGAAATCGAACAGTTAAAAGAAGCATTATCCAAGCTGAAAAACCGCTCCTCATCAAACAGTTCTATCCCTCCATCAGCCGACCAAATTAAAAAACCTAGCGACAAAAGCAAGCGAAAAAAAGGAAAAAAACGCGGTCCAAAATACGACCATCCGGGCAAGACACGAAATGGATTTGGCGAACCCGACCACATCATTGAGTTACAACCCGAGCGATGTCCAGTTTGTCAGGCAGGAGTTGAGGCGATCACAACAACACCAACCAAAGTGCAACAAGTAGCCGAATTGGTAGAGCAACCAGTAGAAATCAGAGAATACCGTCGCCCATTATGTCAGTGTGTTGATTGTGGCTGGTCGGGATACTCTCAACTACCACCCTCCGTCATCGAAGGGTTTAGCTATGGTAGCAGGTTATGTAGCGTGGTGGGTTGGCTGGGATATGGTGGTAACTTACCCTGGAGAAAACAAGAATATTTTGTGGAACACGTCTTAGGAGTACCCATCTCTCAAGGAAGTTTAGCCAAAATGCAGCGCTACTTTCAGCAAAGTTTGCAGCCAATTTATCAACAATGGCTCACCTACGTGCAACAGCCGGGAGTGCGCTGCGTAGATGAAACAACTTACTGTATTGATGGCATCAAGTATTGGTTGTGGGTAGCCACCAGCGATCGAGTTTGTGTACTATTATTAGCTCCGACTCGGAGTAGTGCCGAACTTCAGCAGTTATTGGGACAAAACTTTGAAGGCATTCTCAGCAGCGATTGTTTCAGTGCTTACAACCGACAATCAGCAGCGGCGAAACAGAAATGTTTAACACATCTGGAACGAGATTTAGAAGCACTCAAGCTCAGTCGATTTGAAGCTAATCGTTTGTTTGCCCAAGGCGTGGGTGAGATTTTAACCACTGCCAGAACTTTGCACAGGGACTATCATGCTGGGAAATTGAGTTGCCTTCAACTCGCTGGCAATCGTTCGGTAATTGAAGCTCAACTGCAAGCAGTTTTGCACAATCCACCAGTTACGGGATGGCCTGCCGATGCCCAACGATTAACCAACCGAATGCAACGTCATTGGACAGAGTGGTTCACCTTTTTAGATTATCCACAAGTGAAACCTGATAACAATGATGCCGAAAGAGCTTTACGTCCAGTAGTTGTACATCGGAAAGTAACTGGCGGGGCGCGCAGCGATTGGGGCGCTCAACTGGTGGCTCAAATGTTCAGCTTTCTCGAAACAGTTCGGTTGCAAGGACATGAAGCGATCGCGCAACTTTATCAGTTACTTTGTTTAGCAGGTCGTAGTCCTCCGGGTTTACAGTTCAGTTGA
- a CDS encoding HNH endonuclease — MALSEQVRARVRAQAQNRCGYCRSLEMYVLGILEIDHIIPKAIGGSDEEENLWLACSLCNNYKGTQTDAFDRVTQKHVKLFNPRTQQWSQNFAWSEDATEIMGLTDCGRATVTALQLNNNIAVTVRRQWVSAGWYPQQNQVFPNRTH; from the coding sequence ATGGCACTTTCTGAACAAGTTAGAGCCAGAGTTCGCGCACAAGCTCAAAACCGATGCGGTTATTGTCGCAGTTTAGAAATGTATGTTTTGGGAATACTGGAAATTGACCATATTATTCCTAAAGCGATTGGCGGTAGTGACGAGGAAGAAAATCTCTGGCTGGCTTGTAGTCTGTGCAATAATTACAAAGGAACCCAAACTGACGCATTCGATCGGGTCACGCAAAAGCACGTTAAGTTGTTTAATCCGCGCACTCAACAATGGTCACAAAATTTTGCTTGGAGTGAAGACGCTACAGAAATTATGGGACTTACAGATTGCGGCCGCGCAACAGTCACAGCACTACAACTAAACAATAATATTGCTGTTACTGTCAGGCGTCAGTGGGTTAGTGCTGGATGGTATCCCCAACAGAATCAAGTATTTCCTAACAGAACCCATTAG
- a CDS encoding ParA family protein has product MNAPATTIQAALQSLPQGASEAIVSAHFSPQFLQALGFESDEVVPEYDTNGGGIVDKAARKTIENDIFLHTKSNPYLLLELKGKDINLTEGTPGYLKTVNQLKRQLLGSNCKSAEWGIITNSSHVQLFRKHGKVIFPATQCLALDLNNVDRVVADIRKKIQAPSRALTVTIYNNKGGVGKTTTTVNLAGILTFLGKKVLVIDFDFNQQDLTSALGIPVSNGVLKAALTDKNAGLKSAVNPYNFSTKKIQLSFDIIPADNDLGNESDDKLRSFMQMRVLYKKLEFARQDYDYILIDSSPNWRFISQLAVYAADVILIPTKHNNLFSLENAATAIKKFIPAIQADKGEGNPIALPIFFNGEKITQPQLEVAQQEINNILKNAKKDKFDLLPYFYPKYTSAKKDLHIHQVPSYANIANAVFSRIPAVYRDRSAHEYYKNLAKEYFLQ; this is encoded by the coding sequence ATGAATGCCCCAGCCACTACCATTCAAGCTGCATTACAAAGTCTTCCTCAAGGCGCTTCTGAAGCTATTGTCAGTGCTCACTTTTCACCTCAGTTTTTGCAAGCATTGGGATTTGAATCTGATGAGGTTGTTCCCGAATATGATACTAATGGTGGTGGAATAGTTGATAAAGCAGCTAGAAAAACTATTGAAAATGATATATTTTTACACACAAAATCTAATCCCTATCTCCTTTTAGAGCTAAAAGGAAAAGACATCAATCTTACGGAAGGTACACCCGGGTACTTAAAAACAGTTAATCAACTTAAGCGACAGTTACTTGGTTCTAATTGCAAGTCAGCCGAATGGGGAATTATTACCAACTCATCCCATGTTCAACTGTTTAGAAAGCATGGTAAAGTAATCTTCCCAGCTACTCAATGCTTGGCTCTGGACTTGAATAACGTCGATCGAGTTGTTGCGGATATAAGAAAGAAGATTCAAGCACCAAGTAGAGCCTTGACAGTAACAATCTATAATAACAAAGGGGGTGTTGGCAAAACAACTACAACAGTTAACCTGGCAGGTATTTTAACTTTTTTAGGCAAAAAAGTTTTGGTAATAGATTTTGATTTTAATCAACAAGATTTAACAAGTGCTTTAGGTATTCCAGTCAGTAATGGGGTTCTTAAAGCAGCTCTTACAGATAAGAACGCAGGTCTAAAATCAGCCGTGAATCCCTATAATTTTTCTACCAAAAAAATACAACTCAGTTTTGATATTATTCCTGCTGACAATGACCTGGGTAACGAGTCTGACGATAAACTTCGCAGCTTCATGCAAATGCGTGTACTGTACAAGAAGCTCGAATTTGCGAGGCAGGACTATGATTATATTTTGATAGATTCATCCCCGAATTGGCGTTTCATTAGTCAACTTGCGGTATATGCGGCTGATGTTATCCTCATTCCTACAAAACACAACAACCTCTTTTCTCTAGAGAATGCGGCAACCGCTATTAAGAAATTCATCCCTGCAATACAAGCCGATAAAGGTGAGGGAAATCCCATTGCCTTACCAATCTTTTTTAATGGAGAAAAAATAACACAGCCACAACTAGAAGTTGCTCAACAAGAAATTAACAATATTCTGAAAAATGCTAAAAAAGACAAATTCGATCTACTGCCCTACTTCTATCCTAAGTACACCAGCGCGAAAAAAGACTTACATATTCATCAAGTACCAAGTTACGCTAACATAGCTAATGCTGTGTTCTCACGCATTCCTGCTGTTTATCGAGATCGTTCTGCCCATGAATACTACAAAAATTTAGCAAAGGAATACTTTTTACAATGA
- a CDS encoding Rho termination factor N-terminal domain-containing protein, with translation MKISNIIGSLMHLYLDEIEPGEGTDAPEFLIKATANILKQKGGRNWLPVIVKETGEDKYQVISNSFVYAVAEEAGLERVWCIIADDSDDTITLTKILAGEDKPKINLSTASRDEIMAALQYLIEQPNSELKSVKLAVATNRIDEAPRQYWKNFEPITSLKCGITKGKKLDAIKSVFYLTPQSMPDTINDVTILRTMTTVELKAIAKKRGIAGITKMKKDALVEALS, from the coding sequence ATGAAAATTTCTAACATTATTGGCAGTTTGATGCATCTATACCTAGATGAAATCGAGCCAGGGGAGGGTACTGATGCTCCTGAGTTTTTGATCAAAGCTACTGCAAATATACTTAAACAAAAGGGTGGACGAAACTGGCTCCCAGTTATCGTGAAAGAAACTGGTGAAGACAAGTATCAAGTTATTAGTAATTCCTTTGTTTATGCTGTAGCAGAGGAAGCTGGGCTAGAAAGAGTCTGGTGCATTATTGCTGATGATAGTGATGATACTATTACACTTACTAAAATCCTTGCAGGTGAGGACAAGCCTAAAATTAATCTTTCCACAGCATCCAGAGATGAAATTATGGCAGCATTGCAATATTTGATTGAACAGCCGAACAGCGAGCTAAAATCCGTTAAACTTGCTGTAGCGACAAATCGAATTGATGAGGCTCCTCGTCAGTATTGGAAAAATTTTGAGCCAATCACAAGCTTGAAATGCGGTATTACCAAAGGCAAAAAACTTGACGCAATTAAGAGTGTATTTTATCTGACTCCCCAATCAATGCCAGATACGATAAACGACGTGACTATTCTCAGGACAATGACTACTGTTGAATTAAAAGCAATAGCCAAGAAAAGAGGAATTGCTGGCATAACTAAGATGAAGAAAGATGCTCTCGTTGAGGCGCTAAGCTAA
- a CDS encoding VOC family protein translates to MGKIDSVEVWEFGTVRCRASARRSEGKRSHKVKITGAIDSINNAMTFEFDHLFILTDIGASEANRLSSFGLVEGSSRIHRGQGTTNRCFFFHNAMLELLWIHDPEEAQSEPIHQTRLWERSTNRNNGACPFGICLRPAKGSEDTVAFSSWAYRPPYLPETMSIAVGTNSDVLTEPMLFQIPFGKRPDRYSADKSQPLNHGVGFREITRVELVSPAANNPSPELQAVLETNQLKLRIGTEYFVELGFDGEVQGQQVDFRPGLPLIISW, encoded by the coding sequence TTGGGAAAGATTGACTCAGTAGAGGTTTGGGAATTTGGTACAGTACGCTGTCGAGCATCAGCGCGGCGATCGGAAGGAAAGCGATCGCACAAGGTTAAAATTACTGGAGCGATCGATTCTATCAACAATGCTATGACATTTGAATTCGACCATCTTTTCATCCTTACTGATATTGGTGCTTCGGAAGCTAATCGTTTATCCTCCTTCGGTTTAGTTGAGGGTTCATCTCGCATTCATCGCGGACAAGGTACAACCAATCGCTGTTTCTTTTTCCATAACGCAATGTTGGAATTGTTATGGATTCACGATCCAGAAGAGGCGCAGTCTGAGCCAATTCATCAGACTCGTCTTTGGGAGCGATCGACAAATCGGAATAATGGTGCGTGTCCGTTTGGCATCTGTTTGCGTCCAGCCAAAGGTTCTGAGGACACAGTTGCATTTTCTAGTTGGGCATATCGTCCACCTTATTTACCTGAAACGATGAGTATCGCAGTAGGAACAAATAGTGATGTTTTGACTGAGCCCATGCTTTTCCAAATTCCCTTTGGTAAACGTCCCGATCGATACTCTGCTGATAAGTCACAGCCTTTGAATCATGGTGTTGGTTTTCGAGAAATTACTCGCGTAGAATTAGTCAGTCCTGCTGCCAATAATCCGTCACCTGAACTTCAAGCAGTGCTTGAGACAAATCAGCTAAAGTTACGGATAGGAACCGAGTATTTTGTGGAACTTGGTTTTGATGGAGAAGTGCAGGGACAACAGGTAGATTTTCGACCGGGATTGCCGCTTATTATCAGTTGGTAA
- the topA gene encoding type I DNA topoisomerase, whose product MSTLVIVESPTKARTIRNFLPSTYRVEASMGHVRDLPSSAEEIPEAVKGEKWAQLGVNVEADFEPLYVIPKDKKKIVKELKDALKDATELILATDEDREGESISWHLLQILKPKVPIKRMVFHEITREAIRDALTHCRDIDNRVVQAQETRRILDRLVGYTLSPLLWKKIAWGLSAGRVQSVAVRLLVRRERERRAFRQGSYWDLKALLEKGKISFDAKLVTVGNVKVANGSDFDENTGQIIAGRRVLLLNEEQARALLSRIQNKPWTVTNLEERPVTRKPSPPFTTSTLQQEANRKLRLGARETMRIAQSLYERGFITYMRTDSVHLSEQAIEAARSCVQELYGSEYLSPQPRKYTTKSKGAQEAHEAIRPAGSTFRTPQQTGLDGIDFRLYDLIWKRTVASQMADSRQTHVTVLTQVEDAGFRSSGKRIDFPGFLRAYVEGSDDPNAALEDQEVILPALKVGDKPNCQDLEAVGHETQPPARYTEASLVKMLESEGVGRPSTYASIIGTIVDRGYAKLIANALIPTFTAFAVTTLLETHFPDLVDTGFTSRMEQTLDEIATGEAKWLPYLQKFYTGETGLATQVKEQESHIDAKVARTVVLENLPAKVCIGKFGAYLESESEEGLVKASIPQDLTPADLDPEQVEFLLKQKTEGPEKLGLHPETGEPIYVLIGSYGPYVQLGEVSETNKKPKRASLPKGTDKDSVTLDMAVSLLTLPRLLGTHPETGAKVQANLGMYGPYVVHDQGKVGKDYRSIKPPDDVLTIELDRALELLAQPKAARGRNSKATTPLKELGAHPESGEPINVYDGRYGPYVKHGDINASLSKDESVENFTLQKALDLLAAKEAAGGGKSSSKSKKSTKATAAKSETATKKTAAKKTTAKKTTTAAKTTTAKKTATATKTKKETKSS is encoded by the coding sequence ATGTCAACCTTAGTCATCGTCGAATCTCCGACCAAAGCCCGCACCATCCGCAACTTCCTGCCCTCCACCTACCGTGTAGAGGCATCGATGGGCCATGTCCGCGACCTACCATCCTCCGCCGAAGAAATACCAGAAGCCGTTAAAGGAGAAAAATGGGCGCAACTGGGCGTAAACGTGGAAGCAGACTTTGAACCCCTCTACGTCATCCCGAAAGATAAAAAGAAAATTGTTAAAGAACTCAAAGACGCCCTCAAAGACGCCACAGAACTGATTCTAGCCACTGACGAAGACCGGGAAGGCGAAAGCATTTCCTGGCATTTGCTGCAAATCCTCAAACCCAAAGTGCCCATCAAGCGGATGGTGTTTCACGAAATCACCCGCGAAGCAATCCGCGATGCTTTGACTCACTGCCGCGATATCGACAATCGAGTTGTACAAGCCCAAGAAACTCGCCGAATTCTCGACAGACTCGTCGGTTACACACTCTCTCCGCTACTGTGGAAAAAAATTGCTTGGGGTTTGTCGGCCGGTAGAGTGCAGTCAGTCGCTGTACGCCTGTTGGTGCGCCGGGAACGGGAACGGCGCGCTTTCCGCCAAGGTAGTTACTGGGATTTAAAAGCCCTTTTGGAAAAGGGGAAAATTTCCTTTGATGCCAAACTCGTGACAGTCGGCAATGTCAAAGTTGCCAACGGCAGCGATTTTGATGAAAATACCGGGCAAATTATCGCAGGCCGCCGCGTACTTTTGCTCAACGAAGAACAGGCGCGGGCTTTACTTTCACGCATTCAAAACAAACCTTGGACTGTCACCAATCTCGAAGAACGGCCAGTCACGCGCAAACCTTCGCCGCCGTTTACAACCTCGACTTTGCAGCAGGAAGCTAACCGCAAGCTGCGGCTGGGTGCGCGGGAAACTATGCGAATTGCCCAAAGTCTCTACGAACGCGGTTTTATCACCTATATGCGGACGGATTCGGTGCATTTGTCCGAACAGGCGATCGAAGCGGCGCGCAGTTGCGTGCAAGAACTGTACGGCAGCGAATACCTCAGCCCCCAACCGCGCAAATACACGACGAAAAGCAAAGGCGCCCAGGAAGCCCACGAAGCTATCCGTCCCGCCGGCAGCACTTTTCGGACTCCGCAGCAAACTGGATTGGATGGGATTGATTTCCGCCTCTACGATTTGATTTGGAAGCGGACTGTGGCTTCTCAAATGGCCGATTCCCGCCAAACTCACGTCACTGTATTAACTCAGGTAGAAGATGCCGGTTTCCGTTCCAGCGGGAAACGCATTGATTTTCCAGGCTTTTTGCGCGCCTACGTGGAAGGTTCCGACGATCCGAATGCGGCGCTGGAAGACCAGGAGGTGATTTTGCCGGCGCTGAAGGTGGGGGATAAACCTAATTGTCAGGATTTAGAGGCAGTTGGCCACGAAACTCAACCTCCCGCCCGCTACACGGAAGCTTCTCTGGTCAAAATGCTGGAAAGCGAAGGTGTGGGCCGTCCGAGTACCTATGCGAGTATTATCGGTACAATTGTCGATCGGGGATATGCGAAATTAATAGCTAACGCCCTAATTCCGACATTCACCGCTTTCGCCGTCACGACTTTATTGGAAACACATTTTCCCGATTTAGTAGACACCGGTTTTACTTCCCGAATGGAACAAACCCTCGATGAAATTGCCACTGGCGAGGCGAAATGGCTGCCGTATTTGCAAAAGTTTTATACAGGGGAAACCGGACTCGCAACCCAAGTCAAAGAACAGGAAAGTCACATTGATGCGAAAGTTGCCCGAACTGTGGTATTGGAGAATTTGCCAGCCAAAGTCTGCATCGGCAAATTCGGCGCATACCTGGAATCTGAAAGCGAAGAAGGCCTGGTAAAAGCATCGATTCCCCAAGATTTGACGCCGGCCGATTTAGATCCGGAACAAGTGGAGTTTCTGTTAAAGCAAAAAACGGAAGGCCCGGAAAAATTGGGTCTTCACCCGGAAACCGGGGAACCGATTTATGTGCTGATTGGCAGTTATGGGCCATACGTTCAGTTAGGGGAAGTTTCGGAAACGAACAAGAAACCGAAGCGGGCTTCTTTACCGAAGGGGACGGATAAGGATAGCGTGACGCTGGATATGGCGGTGAGTTTGTTGACGTTACCCCGGTTGTTGGGCACTCACCCGGAGACGGGGGCGAAGGTGCAAGCTAATTTGGGGATGTACGGGCCTTATGTGGTGCATGACCAGGGTAAGGTGGGGAAAGATTATCGATCGATCAAACCGCCGGATGATGTTTTGACGATCGAGCTCGATCGGGCATTAGAATTGTTAGCACAGCCGAAAGCCGCCCGCGGCCGCAACAGCAAAGCCACCACACCTTTGAAGGAATTGGGCGCGCATCCAGAGTCGGGAGAACCCATCAATGTTTACGACGGCCGCTACGGCCCCTATGTGAAACACGGCGATATCAATGCTTCTTTGTCGAAGGATGAATCTGTGGAGAATTTCACCTTGCAAAAAGCACTGGATTTGTTAGCAGCGAAGGAAGCAGCGGGCGGCGGAAAATCTAGCAGCAAGTCGAAGAAGTCTACTAAGGCAACTGCGGCGAAATCGGAAACTGCAACGAAGAAGACTGCGGCCAAGAAAACCACTGCTAAAAAGACGACAACTGCGGCGAAGACAACCACTGCTAAAAAGACGGCGACTGCGACAAAGACTAAGAAAGAAACTAAGTCAAGTTAG
- a CDS encoding HNH endonuclease: protein MSVNRATRNLVRSRANFLCEYCHSAEESSSTLFTIDHILPRSIGGSDELENLALACHRCNNNRYNFVTGTDPETEQEVTLFNPRQQQWSEHFNWSADGLEIMGITPTGRGTCDRLDLNDLYHNEGAIIRARRLWIRAGWHPPSGDPRQNS, encoded by the coding sequence ATGTCCGTAAACCGCGCCACTCGAAATTTAGTAAGAAGTAGAGCTAATTTTCTTTGTGAATATTGCCATTCAGCGGAAGAAAGTAGCTCTACTCTATTTACGATAGATCATATTTTACCTCGCTCGATTGGTGGTAGCGATGAACTTGAAAACTTAGCTTTAGCTTGTCATCGCTGTAATAATAATCGCTATAATTTTGTCACTGGTACTGACCCAGAAACAGAACAAGAAGTAACTTTGTTTAACCCCCGTCAACAGCAATGGTCTGAGCATTTTAACTGGTCTGCGGATGGTTTAGAAATAATGGGTATTACTCCAACAGGTAGGGGAACCTGCGATCGATTAGACCTTAACGATCTATATCATAATGAAGGAGCGATTATCAGAGCTCGTCGTTTATGGATTAGGGCAGGGTGGCACCCTCCCTCTGGCGATCCTCGCCAAAATTCATAA